From the Streptococcus hyointestinalis genome, the window TGCCCCTTTTCATGGTAAAGGTTTCTTTGATAGGCGAGTCGTCTGTTGCCTTCTCATAAAAAAGCAACTCTACTTTTTTAGCAGTCGGTGCCCACAAGCGAAACTCAGTCGCCAGTTCATCGTATTTAGCTCCTAGCCAGCCGTCAAAGCCCCATATCTTATCAAAACGCTCATGATTGGTCGCCATATCATAGGCGTGAGCATTACGGTTACGGTAAAAGTGACTGGTCACAGCAGCCTGCTGAGAATAGTAAAGCGTCTCGTCCCCCTCTACAATCCACACCTCTGTCGCCTCTAAACCAGACGAGCGATGAATCTTAAAATCCCTTGTCTTTAACGACCAGTCTTTGTTTTTGACAATGACATAAACATGCTCCAAAGAAAATGGACTGTCATAGTCGAGACGTGCAACCAAACCAAAACTATCAAAGTTTGAAAACGAGCAGTCCTCTCCCTCATGAAAGTCAATCCATTTCCAAAGGCTGTAATCAAAGTAGCAACCATGTCGGCTATGATAATGGACAATTACTGTATTTTTCATTGCTTACCCTCTTTTTCTTAGCTGATTGAAGAGACGAAATAGTTTGACTAGACAAAGCAATCGTTTGCACAAATGTCTAAAAAAACTTTTCCTTTTTCTTCAATCCAAAGCCTCAAAATCTATCTTTTTTATCTACCTGTATTGTATCATAAAATCACAAAAGACCGTCCTTAGACGCTCTCTGATGGAGCTGGCTTTTTCAAGTCACAGACTGACTCCCGCTCAATCAATTTAAAGGGCACAACAATCTTTTCACTGTAAAAGCCTTTTGAAGCCTTTGTCAACTCTAACAGACGCTTGAGACTAGTCTTTCCAAGCTGCTCCACATTGACATCAAAAGTCGTCAGATAAGGGTGCACAATGGTTGAGAAGATAGAATTATTAAAGGTAATGAGAGAATGTGTCTCTGGGATATTGAGTCCACGCTGTTTGAGGTCTTGCACTAGCTTGACCGACAGACGGTCACTCACTGAGACGATACCTGTCACATCATATTGCCAGATGACTTCGATGAGATTATCCAAAGTCCGTGGCAAATCGTTACTAATCAAGACATCATCAAGCGGTGTGAGCCCAGCCTTGGTCATGGCACGCAAATAGCCAAAATAACGCTCTCGTGAAATTTCAGACGATTTATCATCGGTCACAAAGAGAATATTATAATGCCCACGCTCTAGGAGATACTCAACTGCTCGACTGCCCATGAGTTGATTGTCATTATCAATGTAGGTAATCTCATTTTCATTGCCGTTTGATGAGCCGATCACGACAAAAGGCAGCTTGTTTTCTAAAAGATATTGTCTAATAGGGTCGTTCTTTTCCGAAAAGAGAACGATAAAACCATCAACACGCTTTTGCT encodes:
- a CDS encoding LacI family DNA-binding transcriptional regulator produces the protein MVTIKDVAQRAGVNPSTVSRVLRDNRSISQKTKEKVRKAMDELGYVPNVAAQMLANGSTQAIGVVLPPLVTPERLSEPFFMNIISAITYEAQQSDLTVSIATGMTMQELEAQVQLMHKQKRVDGFIVLFSEKNDPIRQYLLENKLPFVVIGSSNGNENEITYIDNDNQLMGSRAVEYLLERGHYNILFVTDDKSSEISRERYFGYLRAMTKAGLTPLDDVLISNDLPRTLDNLIEVIWQYDVTGIVSVSDRLSVKLVQDLKQRGLNIPETHSLITFNNSIFSTIVHPYLTTFDVNVEQLGKTSLKRLLELTKASKGFYSEKIVVPFKLIERESVCDLKKPAPSESV